From Panicum hallii strain FIL2 chromosome 2, PHallii_v3.1, whole genome shotgun sequence, a single genomic window includes:
- the LOC112883547 gene encoding protein FAR1-RELATED SEQUENCE 5-like produces MSAAGEPSRLSGESSPSSPTSSGSSSPSSGAADGSATNLTLTASTSAGGNDADADVPTSPHLGMYFETEDDAYEFYKAYAARLGFVVRKSNKSKNSRHTVTRRLFVCSKQGFRQEPKKPQDETAGAGAASSSSTAPAPRCPDSRTGCLASLTIKLIPSANAFRVTDFVAEHNHQLASAAPAVSLALLPPSSSHHSIATAASLPDPRDGPHVDMHFETEEDAYVFYNRYAEHIGFSVRRSYKKRKRGMIVSRIFVCSREGVSDRAKQEGGAIVTANGVAGSSVTPRPGPAPTRTGCQARMVIKITPCRTYRVAKFFPDHNHPLANPESVHKLRSHKMRARAHELGAGDLHRRKQGKGVQLGDAGAALQYLEELQIVNPSVYYAVGIGPDGKSAVNFFWADAKSIIDFRSFGDVVCFDTTYGLNIYGRPFALFVGVDNHKQLLVFGAALLYDESIQSFKWVFEVFADAMRARQPQTILIDERPECAAAAAEVWPGSNHCTSVWHIYHNSKRHLKQVFESSKSFSNALSHFLFDYEDEMEFLAAWERLIEKHDISESEWLSGLFMEKEKWALPYQRTIFAADILATLQKDNMINALRRELSEQEDILQFFRRYEAILEEHRSKKLHADVDGSQVTLPIPSLRMLKQSSNAYTPEAFKMFQGEFEAYMNCMSFPCGVVGTISEYKIVLDEKPSENIVKFDALDGSASCSCKKFEAVGIQCCHVLKVLDLKNIKELPEQYILKRWRKDARSVQIGEEPTYGSGSVMQSASEARFNNMCRLASLIASRASKSEEAMSYIESQSSVLLKHLDDILQTGYPDMGNHAVASSSQAISFVGSQHPDHTTQAGVVAQTTNGLMEL; encoded by the exons ATGTCCGCCGCCGGGGAGCCCTCCCGCCTCTCCGGCGagtcctcgccgtcgtcccccACATCCTCcggctcctcctcgccctcctctGGTGCCGCCGACGGCTCCGCCACCAACCTCACCCTGACTGCATCGACCTCCGCCGGCGGCAatgacgccgacgccgacgtcCCCACCTCCCCGCATTTGGGAATGTACTTCGAGACGGAGGACGACGCCTACGAGTTCTACAAGGCCTATGCCGCCCGCCTCGGCTTCGTCGTCCGCAAGTCCAACAAGTCCAAGAATTCGCGGCACACCGTCACCCGCCGCCTCTTCGTCTGTTCCAAGCAGGGGTTCCGCCAGGAGCCCAAGAAGCCCCAGGACGAGACGGCCGGCGCCGGAGCCGCGTCCTCGTCCTCAACGGCCCCGGCGCCTCGGTGCCCTGACTCGCGCACAGGCTGCCTGGCGTCGCTCACGATCAAGCTCATCCCTTCTGCCAACGCCTTCCGTGTCACTGACTTCGTCGCCGAGCACAACCACCAGCTCGCGTCCGCGGCGCCTGCGGTTTCTCTGGCTTTACTGCCACCAAGCTCATCGCACCACAGCATAGCCACTGCGGCAAGCTTGCCAGACCCAAGGGATGGGCCACACGTGGACATGCACTTCGAGACCGAGGAGGACGCGTATGTCTTCTACAACAGGTATGCTGAGCACATAGGCTTCAGTGTCCGCCGCTCCTACAAGAAGCGCAAGCGCGGGATGATAGTGTCACGGATCTTTGTTTGTTCCCGCGAGGGTGTCAGCGACCGTGCCAAACAAGAGGGTGGAGCCATAGTCACTGCAAATGGTGTTGCAGGATCATCAGTCACACCTAGGCCTGGCCCGGCACCAACACGGACAGGATGCCAAGCGAGAATGGTGATCAAGATCACCCCCTGCCGGACATACCGTGTGGCGAAGTTCTTCCCAGACCATAACCATCCGCTCGCCAATCCGGAGAGCGTGCATAAGCTGCGGTCACATAAGATGAGGGCTCGGGCACATGAGCTTGGGGCAGGGGACCTGCATCGAAGGAAGCAAGGGAAGGGTGTGCAGCTCGGTGATGCTGGCGCAGCATTGCAGTACTTGGAGGAGTTGCAGATAGTGAACCCTTCGGTGTATTATGCGGTAGGGATTGGGCCTGATGGGAAATCTGCTGTAAATTTCTTCTGGGCTGATGCGAAATCAATAATTGATTTCAGGAGTTTTGGGGATGTTGTTTGCTTTGATACAACATATGGATTGAATATCTATGGACGGCCATTTGCATTGTTTGTTGGTGTAGACAACCACAAGCAGTTACTTGTGTTTGGTGCAGCACTCCTCTATGATGAAAGCATTCAGTCATTCAAATGGGTATTTGAGGTGTTTGCTGATGCTATGCGTGCTAGGCAGCCACAAACTATTTTGATTGATGAGCGTCCTGAGTGTGCTGCTGCAGCAGCAGAGGTCTGGCCTGGAAGCAACCATTGCACAAGCGTGTGGCATATATACCACAATTCAAAGAGGCACTTGAAGCAGGTGTTTGAAAGCTCAAAGAGTTTCAGCAATGCTTTGAGCCATTTTCTCTTTGACTATGAGGATGAGATGGAGTTCTTGGCAGCATGGGAAAGGCTAATTGAGAAACATGACATCAGCGAGAGTGAGTGGCTCAGTGGTCTTTTCATGGAGAAAGAAAAATGGGCTTTACCTTATCAGAGAACCATCTTTGCTGCTGATATACTCGCTACTCTTCAGAAGGATAACATGATTAATGCACTGAGACGGGAGCTCAGTGAGCAAGAAGATATTCTGCAGTTCTTCAGGCGTTATGAGGCTATTCTGGAAGAGCATCGATCAAAGAAATTGCACGCTGATGTTGATGGTAGCCAGGTTACTTTGCCTATCCCGTCATTGCGAATGCTAAAACAATCGTCAAATGCTTATACACCTGAGGCTTTCAAGATGTTCCAGGGTGAGTTTGAGGCTTATATGAATTGCATGTCCTTCCCCTGTGGTGTGGTCGGCACAATCTCGGAGTACAAAATTGTGCTTGATGAGAAGCCATCAGAGAACATTGTCAAATTTGATGCACTAGATGGCTCAGCCAGTTGCAGCTGCAAGAAGTTTGAGGCTGTTGGAATTCAATGCTGTCATGTACTGAAAGTACTTGATCTCAAGAATATCAAAGAGCTCCCAGAACAATATATTTTGAAAAGATGGAGAAAAGATGCCCGTTCTGTTCAAATTGGGGAGGAACCGACCTATGGATCTGGCAGTGTCATGCAATCAGCCTCAGAAGCCCGGTTCAATAATATGTGCCGGTTGGCTAGCTTGATTGCTTCAAGGGCTTCCAAATCTGAGGAGGCAATGTCGTATATTGAAAGCCAATCAAGTGTTCTTCTGAAGCATCTCGATGATATTCTACAGACAGGCTATCCTGATATGGGAAATCATGCTGTTGCTTCAAGTAGTCAAGCGATTTCCTTTGTAGGCAGCCAACATCCTGACCATACAACACAAGCAGGAGTGGTTGCACAGACAACAAATG GTCTAATGGAGCTTTGA
- the LOC112883549 gene encoding expansin-like B1 isoform X1: MEQGRSAPIPFNILLAGKHLAFPKGMDILEDLLSSSFSSLNWMQMPMLSCSMPDSDCNFCGSQLLTWLDANFTVSKAVYYPNSDAKGTETGACEYGAFGATLNNGDVSASASLYRNGVGCGACYQVRCTNPYYCSPSGVTIVITDSGASDGTDFILSQHALAGMGQNKDAGATLLNLGYVGIEYRRVPCIYPGKNIIFKITESSHFPYYFEFEIWYQQGNQDIIAVQLCEIVNLTCQLLSRTHGAVWAAVSPPSGPLSIRMLFSSGAPHGGSQKWLVPTSIIPQNWTAGATYDSGVQVQLQ, from the exons ATGGAACAG GGACGGTCTGCGCCTATTCCTTTCAACATCTTGTTGGCAGGAAAGCACTTAGCCTTCCCGAAAGGGATGGATATCCTGGAAGATTTGCTGTCTAGTTCCTTCAGTTCTCTGAACTGG ATGCAGATGCCAATGTTGAGCTGCAGCATGCCTGACTCTGACTGCAATTTTTGTGGCAGTCAACTTCTTACGTGGTTGG ATGCAAACTTCACGGTGTCGAAAGCAGTATACTACCCCAACTCTGATGCAAAAGGGACCGAAA CTGGAGCATGTGAATATGGCGCATTTGGGGCAACACTCAATAATGGCGATGTTTCAGCATCAGCAAGTCTCTACAGGAATGGGGTAGGCTGTGGTGCATGCTACCAG GTTAGGTGCACAAATCCTTACTACTGCTCCCCAAGTGGTGTGACAATTGTGATCACAGACTCTGGGGCAAGTGACGGGACCGACTTCATCCTGAGCCAGCACGCATTGGCTGGTATGGGGCAGAACAAGGACGCTGGTGCAACACTGCTGAACCTTGGTTATGTTGGAATTGAGTACAGGAG GGTTCCTTGTATCTACCCAGGCAAGAATATTATATTCAAGATTACTGAGAGCAGCCATTTCCCCTactattttgaatttgaaatctGGTATCAACAAGGCAACCAGGATATCATTGCAGTCCAGCTATGCGAG ATTGTAAACCTGACATGCCAGCTTCTGAGCCGAACTCATGGTGCAGTATGGGCTGCTGTCTCCCCACCAAGTGGCCCTCTGTCCATAAGGATGCTATTTAGCAGCGGAGCTCCACATGGTGGCAGCCAGAAATGGCTAGTTCCCACAAGCATAATACCACAGAACTGGACAGCAGGGGCCACGTATGATTCTGGGGTCCAGGTGCAGCTGCAGTAG
- the LOC112883549 gene encoding expansin-like B1 isoform X3 — protein sequence MQMPMLSCSMPDSDCNFCGSQLLTWLDANFTVSKAVYYPNSDAKGTETGACEYGAFGATLNNGDVSASASLYRNGVGCGACYQVRCTNPYYCSPSGVTIVITDSGASDGTDFILSQHALAGMGQNKDAGATLLNLGYVGIEYRRVPCIYPGKNIIFKITESSHFPYYFEFEIWYQQGNQDIIAVQLCEIVNLTCQLLSRTHGAVWAAVSPPSGPLSIRMLFSSGAPHGGSQKWLVPTSIIPQNWTAGATYDSGVQVQLQ from the exons ATGCAGATGCCAATGTTGAGCTGCAGCATGCCTGACTCTGACTGCAATTTTTGTGGCAGTCAACTTCTTACGTGGTTGG ATGCAAACTTCACGGTGTCGAAAGCAGTATACTACCCCAACTCTGATGCAAAAGGGACCGAAA CTGGAGCATGTGAATATGGCGCATTTGGGGCAACACTCAATAATGGCGATGTTTCAGCATCAGCAAGTCTCTACAGGAATGGGGTAGGCTGTGGTGCATGCTACCAG GTTAGGTGCACAAATCCTTACTACTGCTCCCCAAGTGGTGTGACAATTGTGATCACAGACTCTGGGGCAAGTGACGGGACCGACTTCATCCTGAGCCAGCACGCATTGGCTGGTATGGGGCAGAACAAGGACGCTGGTGCAACACTGCTGAACCTTGGTTATGTTGGAATTGAGTACAGGAG GGTTCCTTGTATCTACCCAGGCAAGAATATTATATTCAAGATTACTGAGAGCAGCCATTTCCCCTactattttgaatttgaaatctGGTATCAACAAGGCAACCAGGATATCATTGCAGTCCAGCTATGCGAG ATTGTAAACCTGACATGCCAGCTTCTGAGCCGAACTCATGGTGCAGTATGGGCTGCTGTCTCCCCACCAAGTGGCCCTCTGTCCATAAGGATGCTATTTAGCAGCGGAGCTCCACATGGTGGCAGCCAGAAATGGCTAGTTCCCACAAGCATAATACCACAGAACTGGACAGCAGGGGCCACGTATGATTCTGGGGTCCAGGTGCAGCTGCAGTAG
- the LOC112883549 gene encoding expansin-like B1 isoform X4 translates to MAFPLRCLPALLYLSVLISKATADANFTVSKAVYYPNSDAKGTETGACEYGAFGATLNNGDVSASASLYRNGVGCGACYQVRCTNPYYCSPSGVTIVITDSGASDGTDFILSQHALAGMGQNKDAGATLLNLGYVGIEYRRVPCIYPGKNIIFKITESSHFPYYFEFEIWYQQGNQDIIAVQLCEIVNLTCQLLSRTHGAVWAAVSPPSGPLSIRMLFSSGAPHGGSQKWLVPTSIIPQNWTAGATYDSGVQVQLQ, encoded by the exons ATGGCTTTTCCCCTCCGTTGCCTCCCAGCTTTGCTTTATCTATCTGTGCTCATCTCCAAGGCTACTGCAGATGCAAACTTCACGGTGTCGAAAGCAGTATACTACCCCAACTCTGATGCAAAAGGGACCGAAA CTGGAGCATGTGAATATGGCGCATTTGGGGCAACACTCAATAATGGCGATGTTTCAGCATCAGCAAGTCTCTACAGGAATGGGGTAGGCTGTGGTGCATGCTACCAG GTTAGGTGCACAAATCCTTACTACTGCTCCCCAAGTGGTGTGACAATTGTGATCACAGACTCTGGGGCAAGTGACGGGACCGACTTCATCCTGAGCCAGCACGCATTGGCTGGTATGGGGCAGAACAAGGACGCTGGTGCAACACTGCTGAACCTTGGTTATGTTGGAATTGAGTACAGGAG GGTTCCTTGTATCTACCCAGGCAAGAATATTATATTCAAGATTACTGAGAGCAGCCATTTCCCCTactattttgaatttgaaatctGGTATCAACAAGGCAACCAGGATATCATTGCAGTCCAGCTATGCGAG ATTGTAAACCTGACATGCCAGCTTCTGAGCCGAACTCATGGTGCAGTATGGGCTGCTGTCTCCCCACCAAGTGGCCCTCTGTCCATAAGGATGCTATTTAGCAGCGGAGCTCCACATGGTGGCAGCCAGAAATGGCTAGTTCCCACAAGCATAATACCACAGAACTGGACAGCAGGGGCCACGTATGATTCTGGGGTCCAGGTGCAGCTGCAGTAG
- the LOC112883549 gene encoding expansin-like B1 isoform X2 has product MDILEDLLSSSFSSLNWMQMPMLSCSMPDSDCNFCGSQLLTWLDANFTVSKAVYYPNSDAKGTETGACEYGAFGATLNNGDVSASASLYRNGVGCGACYQVRCTNPYYCSPSGVTIVITDSGASDGTDFILSQHALAGMGQNKDAGATLLNLGYVGIEYRRVPCIYPGKNIIFKITESSHFPYYFEFEIWYQQGNQDIIAVQLCEIVNLTCQLLSRTHGAVWAAVSPPSGPLSIRMLFSSGAPHGGSQKWLVPTSIIPQNWTAGATYDSGVQVQLQ; this is encoded by the exons ATGGATATCCTGGAAGATTTGCTGTCTAGTTCCTTCAGTTCTCTGAACTGG ATGCAGATGCCAATGTTGAGCTGCAGCATGCCTGACTCTGACTGCAATTTTTGTGGCAGTCAACTTCTTACGTGGTTGG ATGCAAACTTCACGGTGTCGAAAGCAGTATACTACCCCAACTCTGATGCAAAAGGGACCGAAA CTGGAGCATGTGAATATGGCGCATTTGGGGCAACACTCAATAATGGCGATGTTTCAGCATCAGCAAGTCTCTACAGGAATGGGGTAGGCTGTGGTGCATGCTACCAG GTTAGGTGCACAAATCCTTACTACTGCTCCCCAAGTGGTGTGACAATTGTGATCACAGACTCTGGGGCAAGTGACGGGACCGACTTCATCCTGAGCCAGCACGCATTGGCTGGTATGGGGCAGAACAAGGACGCTGGTGCAACACTGCTGAACCTTGGTTATGTTGGAATTGAGTACAGGAG GGTTCCTTGTATCTACCCAGGCAAGAATATTATATTCAAGATTACTGAGAGCAGCCATTTCCCCTactattttgaatttgaaatctGGTATCAACAAGGCAACCAGGATATCATTGCAGTCCAGCTATGCGAG ATTGTAAACCTGACATGCCAGCTTCTGAGCCGAACTCATGGTGCAGTATGGGCTGCTGTCTCCCCACCAAGTGGCCCTCTGTCCATAAGGATGCTATTTAGCAGCGGAGCTCCACATGGTGGCAGCCAGAAATGGCTAGTTCCCACAAGCATAATACCACAGAACTGGACAGCAGGGGCCACGTATGATTCTGGGGTCCAGGTGCAGCTGCAGTAG